A stretch of Megalobrama amblycephala isolate DHTTF-2021 linkage group LG14, ASM1881202v1, whole genome shotgun sequence DNA encodes these proteins:
- the LOC125245837 gene encoding gastrula zinc finger protein XlCGF57.1-like — protein sequence MEKEKLLVKRLKMDVIIKEEIEDIKIEETFSVKQEETEEQTDLMALKEESEVLNEMEEKYQNNHDFITEEKPCSCSQTENASSQKMAQKSGANSHFSCKQCGIRNTSFNRQTEIHTEKPFTCQQCGKSFTQKRSLNKHKVVHTGEKPFTCQQCGKRFTRKETLNYHMRIHTKENFFTCQKCGKSFTRKASLNRHMEIHIDKFYTCPHCGKIFYHKGHFVDHLVVHTGERHFTCQQCGKSFTQKGSLNCHMVVHTGEKPFTCQQCGKRFTLKESLKCHMRIHTRESLFTCQQCGKSFTRKGRLDYHMRIHTGEKPFTCQQCGKSFTQKGGFNRHMIIHTREKPFTCQQCGKSFIREGNLKVHMRIHTGEKPFTCQQCGKSFNLKGSLQNHMRIHTREKPFVCG from the exons ATGGagaaag AAAAACTCCTGGTGAAGCGACTAAAGATGGATGTtattattaaagaggagattgaagacataaagattgaagaaacattcagtgtgaaacaagaagaaactgaggaacaaacag ACCTGATGGCActgaaagaggagagtgaagtactgaatgaaatggaagagaaatatcaaaataatcatGATTTCATTACTGAAGAAAAACCTTGTAGTTGCTCACAGACTGAAAACGCTTCCTCACAAAAAATGGCTCAAAAGTCAGGGGCTAACAGTCATTTCAGCTGCAAACAGTGTGGAATCAGAAACACAAGCTTTAACAGGCAAACAGAAATTCACACtgaaaagcctttcacctgccaacagtgtggaaaaagtttcactcAAAAAAGAAGTCTTAATAAACACAAGgtagttcacactggagaaaagcctttcacctgccaacagtgtggaaaacgTTTCACCCGAAAAGAAACTCTTAAttaccacatgagaattcacactaaAGAGAACTTTTTCACCTGCCaaaagtgtggaaaaagtttcaccCGAAAGGCAAGCCTTAACAGGCACATGGAAATTCACATTGATAAGTTTTACACGTGTCCTCACTGCGGAAAGATTTTTTATCATAAAGGACACTTTGTAGACCACTTGGttgttcacactggagagaggcatttcacctgccaacagtgtggaaaaagtttcactcaaaaaggaAGTCTTAATTGTCACATGgtagttcacactggagagaagcctttcacctgccagcaGTGTGGAAAAAGATTCACCCTAAAAGAAAGTCTTAAGtgccacatgagaattcacactagaGAGAGCcttttcacctgccaacagtgtggaaaaagttttacCCGAAAAGGAAGGCTTGAttaccacatgagaattcacaccggagagaagccctttacctgccaacagtgtggtaaaagtttcacccaaaaaggaGGCTTTAACAGGCACATGATAATTCACACAAGAGAGAAGCCCtttacctgccaacagtgtggaaagagtttcattagAGAAGGGAACCTTAAAgtgcacatgagaattcacaccggagagaagccctttacctgccaacagtgtggaaagagtttcaaccTAAAAGGAAGCTTACAaaaccacatgagaattcacacacGAGAGAAGCCGTTTGTATGTGGTTAa